One genomic region from Nymphaea colorata isolate Beijing-Zhang1983 chromosome 12, ASM883128v2, whole genome shotgun sequence encodes:
- the LOC116266259 gene encoding synaptotagmin-3 isoform X6, whose amino-acid sequence MIKDQIASLYLWPKILEIPILDISSVAIKKPIGILHVKVVRAVNLRKMDILGKSDPYVKMRLSGESLPAKKTTVKMCNLNPVWNEQFRLIVKDLKCQVLELHVFDWEKVGFHDKLGMQVVPLSLLVPNEKREFTLDLLKSLNPNDPHNKRNRGQITLELNFVPFKNDNLQFSLSIEEDKNENGLVGRDTKVASTGGLLSVWVQEAKNVEGKHHTNPYALVIVKGDQKRTKVIKKSRAPNWNEEFQFMLEEAPTRERVHIEVMSRKKGFNFHWKEPLGHVDINLVDVVNNGRINEKYHLINSKNGVIHIEMRWKVI is encoded by the exons ATGATAAAAGATCAGATTGCAAGCCTATATCTATGGCCTAAGATCTTGGAAATACCTATCCTGGACATTTCAAG TGTGGCAATAAAGAAGCCTATAGGCATACTTCATGTGAAGGTTGTTAGGGCAGTCAACCTTCGAAAGATGGATATCTTGGGCAAGTCTGATCCTTACGTGAAGATGAGGTTGAGTGGAGAAAGTTTGCCTGCAAAGAAAACAACGGTGAAGATGTGTAATTTGAACCCTGTGTGGAATGAACAGTTCCGGCTGATTGTGAAAGACCTAAAATGTCAAGTCCTTGAACTCCATGTCTTTGACTGGGAAAAG GTTGGCTTTCACGATAAATTGGGAATGCAAGTGGTACCCTTAAGTTTGCTTGTCCCCAATGAGAAAAGGGAATTCACACTTGATCTTCTCAAGAGCTTGAACCCTAATGATCCTCACAATAAAAGGAACAGAGGACAGATCACGTTAGAGCTGAATTTTGTTCCCTTTAAAAATGACAATTTACAATTTTCTTTATCCATTGAAGAGGACAAGAATGAGAATGGTCTTGTTGGAAGGGATACAAAGGTGGCTTCAACTGGGGGCTTGCTTTCTGTGTGGGTCCAAGAGGCTAAGAATGTGGAAGGAAAGCATCACACTAATCCATATGCTTTAGTCATTGTAAAAGGAGATCAAAAGAGAACCAAG GTGATAAAGAAGAGCCGTGCACCTAACTGGAATGAGGAATTCCAATTCATGCTAGAGGAGGCTCCTACACGTGAAAGGGTTCACATTGAAGTTATGAGCAGAAAAAAGGGTTTCAATTTTCATTGGAAG GAACCACTGGGCCATGTGGATATCAATCTAGTTGATGTGGTGAATAATGGACGTATTAATGAGAAATATCATCTGATCAATTCAAAGAATGGAGTCATACACATTGAGATGCGGTGGAAGGTTATCTGA
- the LOC116266259 gene encoding synaptotagmin-3 isoform X1 — protein MGFWSTLLGALGFSIGIPIGLLAGYFFFIYRRPADVKDPYIKPVHQMDSTLMKSLLPFMPFWVKNPDYDRVDWLNMFIRDIWPYLDKAICNIIRSTVRPIFDEYVGKFHVESIKFDQLTLGTLPPTIHGIKVYDTNEKVLVFEPAIRWAGNPNITVALKASCLRVTTQLIDMQIFVAPRITLKPLVPSFPCFASIIGTLMEKPHIDFGLKVMGGDIMAIPRFYRFIQEMIKDQIASLYLWPKILEIPILDISSVAIKKPIGILHVKVVRAVNLRKMDILGKSDPYVKMRLSGESLPAKKTTVKMCNLNPVWNEQFRLIVKDLKCQVLELHVFDWEKVGFHDKLGMQVVPLSLLVPNEKREFTLDLLKSLNPNDPHNKRNRGQITLELNFVPFKNDNLQFSLSIEEDKNENGLVGRDTKVASTGGLLSVWVQEAKNVEGKHHTNPYALVIVKGDQKRTKVIKKSRAPNWNEEFQFMLEEAPTRERVHIEVMSRKKGFNFHWKEPLGHVDINLVDVVNNGRINEKYHLINSKNGVIHIEMRWKVI, from the exons GATCCATATATCAAACCTGTCCATCAGATGGACTCAACATTGATGAAATCACTTCTACCTTTCATGCCCTTTTGGGTGAAGAATCCTGATTATGACCGA GTCGATTGGTTGAACATGTTTATTCGTGATATCTGGCCTTATTTGGATAAG GCAATATGCAATATCATAAGAAGCACAGTAAGACCAATATTTGATGAATACGTTGGAAAGTTCCATGTAGAATCAATTAAATTTGATCAGCTAACTCTTGGAACGCTTCCACCTACAATTCATG GTATTAAAGTGTATGATACAAATGAGAAAGTTTTAGTTTTCGAACCAGCAATTAGATGGGCTGGCAACCCCAACATAACTGTGGCACTGAAAGCATCATGTCTTCGAGTTACCACACAG TTGATAGACATGCAGATATTCGTGGCACCACGCATTACATTGAAGCCTCTTGTGCCATCATTTCCATGCTTTGCATCCATAATTGGGACTTTGATGGAAAAG CCGCATATTGACTTTGGACTTAAGGTGATGGGAGGAGATATCATGGCTATACCACGGTTTTATCGATTTATTCAG GAGATGATAAAAGATCAGATTGCAAGCCTATATCTATGGCCTAAGATCTTGGAAATACCTATCCTGGACATTTCAAG TGTGGCAATAAAGAAGCCTATAGGCATACTTCATGTGAAGGTTGTTAGGGCAGTCAACCTTCGAAAGATGGATATCTTGGGCAAGTCTGATCCTTACGTGAAGATGAGGTTGAGTGGAGAAAGTTTGCCTGCAAAGAAAACAACGGTGAAGATGTGTAATTTGAACCCTGTGTGGAATGAACAGTTCCGGCTGATTGTGAAAGACCTAAAATGTCAAGTCCTTGAACTCCATGTCTTTGACTGGGAAAAG GTTGGCTTTCACGATAAATTGGGAATGCAAGTGGTACCCTTAAGTTTGCTTGTCCCCAATGAGAAAAGGGAATTCACACTTGATCTTCTCAAGAGCTTGAACCCTAATGATCCTCACAATAAAAGGAACAGAGGACAGATCACGTTAGAGCTGAATTTTGTTCCCTTTAAAAATGACAATTTACAATTTTCTTTATCCATTGAAGAGGACAAGAATGAGAATGGTCTTGTTGGAAGGGATACAAAGGTGGCTTCAACTGGGGGCTTGCTTTCTGTGTGGGTCCAAGAGGCTAAGAATGTGGAAGGAAAGCATCACACTAATCCATATGCTTTAGTCATTGTAAAAGGAGATCAAAAGAGAACCAAG GTGATAAAGAAGAGCCGTGCACCTAACTGGAATGAGGAATTCCAATTCATGCTAGAGGAGGCTCCTACACGTGAAAGGGTTCACATTGAAGTTATGAGCAGAAAAAAGGGTTTCAATTTTCATTGGAAG GAACCACTGGGCCATGTGGATATCAATCTAGTTGATGTGGTGAATAATGGACGTATTAATGAGAAATATCATCTGATCAATTCAAAGAATGGAGTCATACACATTGAGATGCGGTGGAAGGTTATCTGA
- the LOC116266259 gene encoding synaptotagmin-3 isoform X5 — MGWQPQHNCGTESIMSSSYHTDMQIFVAPRITLKPLVPSFPCFASIIGTLMEKPHIDFGLKVMGGDIMAIPRFYRFIQEMIKDQIASLYLWPKILEIPILDISSVAIKKPIGILHVKVVRAVNLRKMDILGKSDPYVKMRLSGESLPAKKTTVKMCNLNPVWNEQFRLIVKDLKCQVLELHVFDWEKVGFHDKLGMQVVPLSLLVPNEKREFTLDLLKSLNPNDPHNKRNRGQITLELNFVPFKNDNLQFSLSIEEDKNENGLVGRDTKVASTGGLLSVWVQEAKNVEGKHHTNPYALVIVKGDQKRTKVIKKSRAPNWNEEFQFMLEEAPTRERVHIEVMSRKKGFNFHWKEPLGHVDINLVDVVNNGRINEKYHLINSKNGVIHIEMRWKVI, encoded by the exons ATGGGCTGGCAACCCCAACATAACTGTGGCACTGAAAGCATCATGTCTTCGAGTTACCACACAG ACATGCAGATATTCGTGGCACCACGCATTACATTGAAGCCTCTTGTGCCATCATTTCCATGCTTTGCATCCATAATTGGGACTTTGATGGAAAAG CCGCATATTGACTTTGGACTTAAGGTGATGGGAGGAGATATCATGGCTATACCACGGTTTTATCGATTTATTCAG GAGATGATAAAAGATCAGATTGCAAGCCTATATCTATGGCCTAAGATCTTGGAAATACCTATCCTGGACATTTCAAG TGTGGCAATAAAGAAGCCTATAGGCATACTTCATGTGAAGGTTGTTAGGGCAGTCAACCTTCGAAAGATGGATATCTTGGGCAAGTCTGATCCTTACGTGAAGATGAGGTTGAGTGGAGAAAGTTTGCCTGCAAAGAAAACAACGGTGAAGATGTGTAATTTGAACCCTGTGTGGAATGAACAGTTCCGGCTGATTGTGAAAGACCTAAAATGTCAAGTCCTTGAACTCCATGTCTTTGACTGGGAAAAG GTTGGCTTTCACGATAAATTGGGAATGCAAGTGGTACCCTTAAGTTTGCTTGTCCCCAATGAGAAAAGGGAATTCACACTTGATCTTCTCAAGAGCTTGAACCCTAATGATCCTCACAATAAAAGGAACAGAGGACAGATCACGTTAGAGCTGAATTTTGTTCCCTTTAAAAATGACAATTTACAATTTTCTTTATCCATTGAAGAGGACAAGAATGAGAATGGTCTTGTTGGAAGGGATACAAAGGTGGCTTCAACTGGGGGCTTGCTTTCTGTGTGGGTCCAAGAGGCTAAGAATGTGGAAGGAAAGCATCACACTAATCCATATGCTTTAGTCATTGTAAAAGGAGATCAAAAGAGAACCAAG GTGATAAAGAAGAGCCGTGCACCTAACTGGAATGAGGAATTCCAATTCATGCTAGAGGAGGCTCCTACACGTGAAAGGGTTCACATTGAAGTTATGAGCAGAAAAAAGGGTTTCAATTTTCATTGGAAG GAACCACTGGGCCATGTGGATATCAATCTAGTTGATGTGGTGAATAATGGACGTATTAATGAGAAATATCATCTGATCAATTCAAAGAATGGAGTCATACACATTGAGATGCGGTGGAAGGTTATCTGA
- the LOC116266259 gene encoding synaptotagmin-3 isoform X4 produces MAGIKVYDTNEKVLVFEPAIRWAGNPNITVALKASCLRVTTQLIDMQIFVAPRITLKPLVPSFPCFASIIGTLMEKPHIDFGLKVMGGDIMAIPRFYRFIQEMIKDQIASLYLWPKILEIPILDISSVAIKKPIGILHVKVVRAVNLRKMDILGKSDPYVKMRLSGESLPAKKTTVKMCNLNPVWNEQFRLIVKDLKCQVLELHVFDWEKVGFHDKLGMQVVPLSLLVPNEKREFTLDLLKSLNPNDPHNKRNRGQITLELNFVPFKNDNLQFSLSIEEDKNENGLVGRDTKVASTGGLLSVWVQEAKNVEGKHHTNPYALVIVKGDQKRTKVIKKSRAPNWNEEFQFMLEEAPTRERVHIEVMSRKKGFNFHWKEPLGHVDINLVDVVNNGRINEKYHLINSKNGVIHIEMRWKVI; encoded by the exons atggcaGGTATTAAAGTGTATGATACAAATGAGAAAGTTTTAGTTTTCGAACCAGCAATTAGATGGGCTGGCAACCCCAACATAACTGTGGCACTGAAAGCATCATGTCTTCGAGTTACCACACAG TTGATAGACATGCAGATATTCGTGGCACCACGCATTACATTGAAGCCTCTTGTGCCATCATTTCCATGCTTTGCATCCATAATTGGGACTTTGATGGAAAAG CCGCATATTGACTTTGGACTTAAGGTGATGGGAGGAGATATCATGGCTATACCACGGTTTTATCGATTTATTCAG GAGATGATAAAAGATCAGATTGCAAGCCTATATCTATGGCCTAAGATCTTGGAAATACCTATCCTGGACATTTCAAG TGTGGCAATAAAGAAGCCTATAGGCATACTTCATGTGAAGGTTGTTAGGGCAGTCAACCTTCGAAAGATGGATATCTTGGGCAAGTCTGATCCTTACGTGAAGATGAGGTTGAGTGGAGAAAGTTTGCCTGCAAAGAAAACAACGGTGAAGATGTGTAATTTGAACCCTGTGTGGAATGAACAGTTCCGGCTGATTGTGAAAGACCTAAAATGTCAAGTCCTTGAACTCCATGTCTTTGACTGGGAAAAG GTTGGCTTTCACGATAAATTGGGAATGCAAGTGGTACCCTTAAGTTTGCTTGTCCCCAATGAGAAAAGGGAATTCACACTTGATCTTCTCAAGAGCTTGAACCCTAATGATCCTCACAATAAAAGGAACAGAGGACAGATCACGTTAGAGCTGAATTTTGTTCCCTTTAAAAATGACAATTTACAATTTTCTTTATCCATTGAAGAGGACAAGAATGAGAATGGTCTTGTTGGAAGGGATACAAAGGTGGCTTCAACTGGGGGCTTGCTTTCTGTGTGGGTCCAAGAGGCTAAGAATGTGGAAGGAAAGCATCACACTAATCCATATGCTTTAGTCATTGTAAAAGGAGATCAAAAGAGAACCAAG GTGATAAAGAAGAGCCGTGCACCTAACTGGAATGAGGAATTCCAATTCATGCTAGAGGAGGCTCCTACACGTGAAAGGGTTCACATTGAAGTTATGAGCAGAAAAAAGGGTTTCAATTTTCATTGGAAG GAACCACTGGGCCATGTGGATATCAATCTAGTTGATGTGGTGAATAATGGACGTATTAATGAGAAATATCATCTGATCAATTCAAAGAATGGAGTCATACACATTGAGATGCGGTGGAAGGTTATCTGA
- the LOC116266259 gene encoding synaptotagmin-3 isoform X3, whose protein sequence is MGFWSTLLGALGFSIGIPIGLLAGYFFFIYRRPADVKDPYIKPVHQMDSTLMKSLLPFMPFWVKNPDYDRVDWLNMFIRDIWPYLDKAICNIIRSTVRPIFDEYVGKFHVESIKFDQLTLGTLPPTIHGIKVYDTNEKVLVFEPAIRWAGNPNITVALKASCLRVTTQLIDMQIFVAPRITLKPLVPSFPCFASIIGTLMEKPHIDFGLKVMGGDIMAIPRFYRFIQEMIKDQIASLYLWPKILEIPILDISSVAIKKPIGILHVKVVRAVNLRKMDILGKSDPYVKMRLSGESLPAKKTTVKMCNLNPVWNEQFRLIVKDLKCQVLELHVFDWEKVGFHDKLGMQVVPLSLLVPNEKREFTLDLLKSLNPNDPHNKRNRGQITLELNFVPFKNDNLQFSLSIEEDKNENGLVGRDTKVASTGGLLSVWVQEAKNVEGKHHTNPYALVIVKGDQKRTKFR, encoded by the exons GATCCATATATCAAACCTGTCCATCAGATGGACTCAACATTGATGAAATCACTTCTACCTTTCATGCCCTTTTGGGTGAAGAATCCTGATTATGACCGA GTCGATTGGTTGAACATGTTTATTCGTGATATCTGGCCTTATTTGGATAAG GCAATATGCAATATCATAAGAAGCACAGTAAGACCAATATTTGATGAATACGTTGGAAAGTTCCATGTAGAATCAATTAAATTTGATCAGCTAACTCTTGGAACGCTTCCACCTACAATTCATG GTATTAAAGTGTATGATACAAATGAGAAAGTTTTAGTTTTCGAACCAGCAATTAGATGGGCTGGCAACCCCAACATAACTGTGGCACTGAAAGCATCATGTCTTCGAGTTACCACACAG TTGATAGACATGCAGATATTCGTGGCACCACGCATTACATTGAAGCCTCTTGTGCCATCATTTCCATGCTTTGCATCCATAATTGGGACTTTGATGGAAAAG CCGCATATTGACTTTGGACTTAAGGTGATGGGAGGAGATATCATGGCTATACCACGGTTTTATCGATTTATTCAG GAGATGATAAAAGATCAGATTGCAAGCCTATATCTATGGCCTAAGATCTTGGAAATACCTATCCTGGACATTTCAAG TGTGGCAATAAAGAAGCCTATAGGCATACTTCATGTGAAGGTTGTTAGGGCAGTCAACCTTCGAAAGATGGATATCTTGGGCAAGTCTGATCCTTACGTGAAGATGAGGTTGAGTGGAGAAAGTTTGCCTGCAAAGAAAACAACGGTGAAGATGTGTAATTTGAACCCTGTGTGGAATGAACAGTTCCGGCTGATTGTGAAAGACCTAAAATGTCAAGTCCTTGAACTCCATGTCTTTGACTGGGAAAAG GTTGGCTTTCACGATAAATTGGGAATGCAAGTGGTACCCTTAAGTTTGCTTGTCCCCAATGAGAAAAGGGAATTCACACTTGATCTTCTCAAGAGCTTGAACCCTAATGATCCTCACAATAAAAGGAACAGAGGACAGATCACGTTAGAGCTGAATTTTGTTCCCTTTAAAAATGACAATTTACAATTTTCTTTATCCATTGAAGAGGACAAGAATGAGAATGGTCTTGTTGGAAGGGATACAAAGGTGGCTTCAACTGGGGGCTTGCTTTCTGTGTGGGTCCAAGAGGCTAAGAATGTGGAAGGAAAGCATCACACTAATCCATATGCTTTAGTCATTGTAAAAGGAGATCAAAAGAGAACCAAG TTCAGGTGA
- the LOC116266079 gene encoding ricin B-like lectin R40G3 gives MAFYRRSGRPDAYGCNESYEVEGYGCGDQGQLVRPCPPKPSHSFLGAAAQHARVLPQGRTVKVTCKGNTDFALGVRDGQVVMVYSDPNDPTQQWIKDDSWCRSVRDSVGHPAFCLVNKATGKALRHAPGAYQQVLLTNYEPGSYDESVMWSQSEDMGEGFKTIRMAHNILLNLDCFQGDIKHGGIKEGNECVLWTWNRQDNQLWKINPIY, from the exons ATGGCGTTCTACAGGCGAAGTGGTCGCCCTGACGCCTACGGGTGCAATGAATCATACGAGGTTGAAGGCTACGGGTGCGGAGACCAGGGCCAGCTGGTGCGACCCTGCCCCCCCAAACCAAGCCACTCATTTCTTGGTGCGGCGGCGCAGCATGCCAGGGTGCTTCCTCAGGGCCGCACCGTCAAGGTCACATGCAAGGGCAACACTGACTTCGCTTTGGGTGTGAGGGACGGCCAAGTGGTCATGGTTTACTCTGACCCCAATGATCCCACCCAG CAATGGATCAAGGATGACTCATGGTGCAGAAGCGTGAGGGATTCGGTCGGCCACCCTGCCTTCTGTCTCGTCAACAAGGCCACGGGCAAAGCACTTCGTCATGCGCCAGGGGCATACCAACAG GTTCTGCTGACAAATTACGAGCCTGGGTCATACGACGAGTCGGTGATGTGGTCGCAAAGTGAGGACATGGGAGAAGGGTTCAAGACCATCAGGATGGCTCACAACATCCTGCTCAACCTCGACTGCTTCCAGGGTGACATCAAGCACGGTGGCATCAAAGAGGGGAACGAGTGTGTGCTGTGGACATGGAACAGGCAAGACAACCAGCTCTGGAAGATCAACCCCATCTATTGA
- the LOC116266259 gene encoding synaptotagmin-3 isoform X2, producing MGFWSTLLGALGFSIGIPIGLLAGYFFFIYRRPADVKDPYIKPVHQMDSTLMKSLLPFMPFWVKNPDYDRAICNIIRSTVRPIFDEYVGKFHVESIKFDQLTLGTLPPTIHGIKVYDTNEKVLVFEPAIRWAGNPNITVALKASCLRVTTQLIDMQIFVAPRITLKPLVPSFPCFASIIGTLMEKPHIDFGLKVMGGDIMAIPRFYRFIQEMIKDQIASLYLWPKILEIPILDISSVAIKKPIGILHVKVVRAVNLRKMDILGKSDPYVKMRLSGESLPAKKTTVKMCNLNPVWNEQFRLIVKDLKCQVLELHVFDWEKVGFHDKLGMQVVPLSLLVPNEKREFTLDLLKSLNPNDPHNKRNRGQITLELNFVPFKNDNLQFSLSIEEDKNENGLVGRDTKVASTGGLLSVWVQEAKNVEGKHHTNPYALVIVKGDQKRTKVIKKSRAPNWNEEFQFMLEEAPTRERVHIEVMSRKKGFNFHWKEPLGHVDINLVDVVNNGRINEKYHLINSKNGVIHIEMRWKVI from the exons GATCCATATATCAAACCTGTCCATCAGATGGACTCAACATTGATGAAATCACTTCTACCTTTCATGCCCTTTTGGGTGAAGAATCCTGATTATGACCGA GCAATATGCAATATCATAAGAAGCACAGTAAGACCAATATTTGATGAATACGTTGGAAAGTTCCATGTAGAATCAATTAAATTTGATCAGCTAACTCTTGGAACGCTTCCACCTACAATTCATG GTATTAAAGTGTATGATACAAATGAGAAAGTTTTAGTTTTCGAACCAGCAATTAGATGGGCTGGCAACCCCAACATAACTGTGGCACTGAAAGCATCATGTCTTCGAGTTACCACACAG TTGATAGACATGCAGATATTCGTGGCACCACGCATTACATTGAAGCCTCTTGTGCCATCATTTCCATGCTTTGCATCCATAATTGGGACTTTGATGGAAAAG CCGCATATTGACTTTGGACTTAAGGTGATGGGAGGAGATATCATGGCTATACCACGGTTTTATCGATTTATTCAG GAGATGATAAAAGATCAGATTGCAAGCCTATATCTATGGCCTAAGATCTTGGAAATACCTATCCTGGACATTTCAAG TGTGGCAATAAAGAAGCCTATAGGCATACTTCATGTGAAGGTTGTTAGGGCAGTCAACCTTCGAAAGATGGATATCTTGGGCAAGTCTGATCCTTACGTGAAGATGAGGTTGAGTGGAGAAAGTTTGCCTGCAAAGAAAACAACGGTGAAGATGTGTAATTTGAACCCTGTGTGGAATGAACAGTTCCGGCTGATTGTGAAAGACCTAAAATGTCAAGTCCTTGAACTCCATGTCTTTGACTGGGAAAAG GTTGGCTTTCACGATAAATTGGGAATGCAAGTGGTACCCTTAAGTTTGCTTGTCCCCAATGAGAAAAGGGAATTCACACTTGATCTTCTCAAGAGCTTGAACCCTAATGATCCTCACAATAAAAGGAACAGAGGACAGATCACGTTAGAGCTGAATTTTGTTCCCTTTAAAAATGACAATTTACAATTTTCTTTATCCATTGAAGAGGACAAGAATGAGAATGGTCTTGTTGGAAGGGATACAAAGGTGGCTTCAACTGGGGGCTTGCTTTCTGTGTGGGTCCAAGAGGCTAAGAATGTGGAAGGAAAGCATCACACTAATCCATATGCTTTAGTCATTGTAAAAGGAGATCAAAAGAGAACCAAG GTGATAAAGAAGAGCCGTGCACCTAACTGGAATGAGGAATTCCAATTCATGCTAGAGGAGGCTCCTACACGTGAAAGGGTTCACATTGAAGTTATGAGCAGAAAAAAGGGTTTCAATTTTCATTGGAAG GAACCACTGGGCCATGTGGATATCAATCTAGTTGATGTGGTGAATAATGGACGTATTAATGAGAAATATCATCTGATCAATTCAAAGAATGGAGTCATACACATTGAGATGCGGTGGAAGGTTATCTGA